From one Bacteriovorax sp. BAL6_X genomic stretch:
- a CDS encoding TonB-dependent receptor domain-containing protein: MIKKFDGQYLLVFLGLLTNSLIFAQDVNRLESIYITDEVEAYEEGQSTTLGLQDEITSDELEEEVAQSIDDVLKNTSGATTKGGPRSIGETPQVRGLEANKLFVNIDGVKQTFYFSNHNYSHLAVDPDSIKKVDIFKSNTDYSQGISLGGGMSFVTKDGSDYLKAGEKSGSILKYSFEEASNMNAESVKTFGLMDGGDYLLSAGFKDSKDLKLSDDTTLKNSAFESYNFSTKFAFDLKSSQKVKLSAEIYNLEDESPLNATLDPPSDLTTLQGKTIIKRESVSAEYKRKGLVGNLYFSEQFNKQLRDSDGRKEERNIETIGTRIKDQLNLRDDLKLVIGADATIDKVTGKSSSGSVSDYPDGQITEAAAFAQMNYKAGGLSVAPGIRFSDYKLESKNSNFADVKDNNLSSKIFVNYEFKGFNFFSNFSQGFNSPDVQEVYATGLHRPGDGFFISDNYFVTNLDLKPETSNTLEFGTEFKKQLFSDLDLLTFRASGYISKARDYIDQEVIDYAIIDGKNGTTQFVNRDKVTLYGQEFDLKYLYDQFELTAGYSRSVGWDNSRKMWLSNMPANTYTLGFSYYLDQYGIKLGYGALMAMRQDRVNPASLERTTATPGYTLHNIFASKEFSYGILNGLKITTRLDNLTDKSYRRHGSYIHEVGRNFKMSLQYKIKHF, encoded by the coding sequence ATGATAAAAAAGTTTGATGGCCAATACTTATTAGTATTTTTAGGCCTTCTCACAAATTCACTTATCTTTGCGCAAGATGTAAACCGTCTTGAGTCGATTTATATTACCGACGAGGTAGAGGCCTATGAAGAGGGACAAAGTACTACTTTAGGATTACAGGATGAAATTACATCTGATGAACTTGAAGAAGAAGTCGCTCAAAGTATCGATGATGTTCTAAAAAATACTTCTGGTGCTACTACTAAAGGAGGTCCGCGCTCTATTGGTGAAACCCCACAAGTTCGTGGCCTTGAAGCAAATAAGTTATTTGTAAATATCGATGGTGTTAAACAAACTTTTTATTTTTCAAATCATAACTACTCTCATCTCGCAGTTGATCCAGACAGTATAAAGAAAGTTGATATTTTTAAGTCGAATACAGACTACTCTCAGGGAATCAGTCTTGGTGGCGGAATGTCCTTTGTCACTAAAGATGGGAGCGATTATTTAAAGGCCGGTGAAAAATCAGGGAGTATCCTAAAATACTCTTTTGAAGAAGCTTCAAATATGAATGCTGAGTCTGTAAAAACATTTGGGCTTATGGATGGCGGAGATTATCTCCTTAGTGCCGGTTTTAAAGACTCAAAGGATCTTAAGCTAAGCGATGATACGACGTTAAAAAACTCTGCCTTTGAATCATATAATTTTTCAACAAAATTTGCTTTTGATTTAAAGAGTTCTCAGAAAGTTAAACTTAGTGCAGAGATTTATAATCTTGAAGATGAGTCTCCGCTAAATGCAACTCTTGATCCTCCAAGTGATCTGACAACCCTTCAGGGGAAAACGATCATAAAGCGTGAGTCTGTTAGTGCTGAGTATAAGAGAAAGGGGCTTGTAGGAAATCTCTATTTCTCTGAACAGTTTAATAAACAGCTACGTGATAGTGATGGCCGAAAGGAAGAGAGAAATATCGAAACAATTGGTACGCGAATAAAAGATCAGCTCAATTTAAGAGATGATTTAAAACTTGTTATTGGCGCTGACGCAACAATTGATAAGGTTACTGGCAAAAGTTCAAGTGGTAGTGTCTCAGACTATCCTGATGGTCAGATTACAGAAGCAGCGGCTTTTGCACAGATGAATTATAAAGCAGGGGGACTTAGCGTTGCACCAGGAATCCGCTTTAGTGACTATAAACTTGAGTCGAAGAATTCAAACTTTGCGGATGTAAAAGATAATAATCTTTCATCAAAAATCTTTGTAAATTACGAATTCAAAGGTTTTAATTTTTTCTCTAATTTCTCACAAGGTTTTAATTCTCCAGATGTACAAGAGGTCTATGCAACAGGACTACATCGCCCAGGGGATGGATTCTTCATTTCCGATAATTACTTTGTGACAAATTTAGATCTAAAACCTGAGACATCAAACACACTTGAGTTTGGAACAGAGTTTAAGAAACAACTTTTTTCTGATTTGGATCTCCTTACATTTAGGGCAAGCGGTTATATCTCAAAAGCACGTGACTATATTGATCAAGAAGTAATTGATTATGCCATTATTGATGGAAAAAATGGTACAACTCAATTTGTTAACCGTGATAAGGTGACTCTGTACGGACAGGAATTTGACCTTAAGTATCTCTATGATCAATTTGAGCTTACCGCAGGGTATTCTCGAAGTGTTGGTTGGGACAATTCAAGAAAGATGTGGCTTTCTAATATGCCAGCAAATACCTATACACTAGGTTTCAGCTATTACCTTGATCAATATGGTATAAAGCTAGGGTACGGTGCACTGATGGCAATGAGGCAAGATCGAGTGAACCCCGCTTCACTTGAGAGAACAACGGCAACGCCAGGGTATACTCTTCATAATATTTTTGCTTCAAAAGAGTTTTCTTATGGAATTTTAAATGGTCTTAAGATAACGACTAGGCTTGATAACTTAACTGATAAATCATATCGAAGACACGGCTCATATATTCATGAAGTTGGTCGAAATTTTAAAATGAGTCTTCAATATAAAATAAAGCATTTTTAA